The proteins below are encoded in one region of Zootoca vivipara chromosome 10, rZooViv1.1, whole genome shotgun sequence:
- the DENND6B gene encoding protein DENND6B isoform X1, which produces MEAPGGLEAMRGRRRLSSPGPGSPSAGGGSALPWGRLSAWLECVCAVTFDLELGQAVELVYPPDYTLTEKEKTTICYLSFPDSYSGSLGDTQFSFRFRQSGGQRNALFGDDFEYNREAAVSLQRDPAHYFGYVFFRQVKDSSVKRGYFQKSLVLVSRLPYVNLFQALLQLIAPEYFDKLDPCLEAVCSEIDQWPPPVPGQILNLPVMGVVIQVRIPSRLDKPGSSPAKPQNQENLLPAPLVLPSIHELDLFRCFQPVLIHLQALWELLLLGEPLVVMAPSPAASSEMVLALTSCLAPLKFCCDFRPYFTIHDSEFKEYTTRTQAPPSVVLGVTNPFFIKTLQHWPHILRLGDLKMAGDLPKQVKVKKLAKLKSLDAKPGLYTSYKTFLHKDKNLIKQLLKGIHKKQPSDAQSALLRRHLLELTQSFIIPLEHYMASLMPLQRAITPWKNPPQIRPFQQEDFLKTLEHAGPQLTCVLKGDWVGLYRRFFRSPNFDGWYRQRHREMMHKLEALHLEAISEANIRSWVKDKSEVEVVDLVLKLQEKLVRARCHRLPVKEEILHRVGLYIATTVGSLPEDLQAVLGPQ; this is translated from the exons atGGAGGCTCCGGGCGGGCTGGAGGCGATGCGCGGCCGCCGGCGCCTCTCCTCTCCGGGCCCCGGGAGTCCCTCGGCCGGCGGCGGCTCGGCTCTGCCCTGGGGGCGCCTGTCGGCGTGGCTGGAGTGTGTGTGCGCTGTCACCTTCGACCTGGAGCTGGGCCAGGCGGTGGAG CTGGTGTATCCCCCTGACTACACCTTGACGGAAAAAGAG AAAACAACCATCTGCTACCTGTCCTTCCCCGACTCTTACTCAG GCAGCCTTGGAGACACCCAGTTCAGCTTTCGCTTCCGACAGTCTGGGGGGCAGCGAAATGCGTTGTTTGGGGATGACTTTGAATATAACAGGGAAGCTGCGGTATCATTACAG AGAGACCCTGCacactactttggctatgtgttctTCCGGCAAGTCAAGGACAGCTCTGTGAAGAGAGGCTACTTCCAGAAG tCTCTTGTCCTGGTGTCTCGCCTCCCCTACGTGAACCTCTTCCAGGCCTTGCTGCAGCTCATAGCCCCAGAATACTTTGACAAGCTGGATCCGTGCCTGGAGGCAG TGTGCAGCGAGATTGACCAGTGGCCGCCTCCTGTGCCCGGCCAGATCCTCAATCTCCCAGTGATGGGTGTCGTCATTCAG GTGAGGATTCCCTCCCGCTTGGACAAGCCTGGCTCCAGCCCCGCCAAGCCCCAGAATCAGGAG aaCCTCTTGCCAGCCCCCCTAGTCCTTCCCAGCATCCACGAACTGGACCTCTTCAG GTGCTTCCAGCCGGTCCTGATCCACCTGCAGGCGCTGTGGGAGCTGCTGCTTCTGGGAGAGCCCCTTGTGGTCATGGCACCTTCGCCTGCCGCCTCCTCCGAGATGGTCCTTGCCCTgaccag ctgcctggcccccCTGAAGTTCTGCTGCGACTTCCGCCCCTACTTCACCATCCACGACAGCGAGTTCAAGGAGTACACAACACGGACACAGGCCCC gccaAGCGTTGTCCTGGGCGTCACCAATCCCTTCTTCATCAAGACTCTGCAGCACTGGCCTCACATCCTGCGCCTGGGGGACCTCAAGATGGCCG GGGATTTGCCCAAGCAGGTCAAGGTGAAGAAGCTGGCCAAGCTGAAGTCCTTGGACGCCAAGCCGG GACTTTACACCTCCTACAAGACCTTCTTGCACAAGGACAAGAACCTGATCAAGCAGCTCTTGAAG GGCATCCACAAGAAGCAGCCCTCCGACGCCCAGAGCGCCCTGCTGCGGCGCCACCTCCTGGAGCTCACGCAGAGTTTCATTATTCCCCTG GAGCACTACATGGCGAGCCTCATGCCACTACAGAGGGCCATCACCCCCTGGAAG AACCCCCCTCAGATCCGCCCTTTCCAGCAGGAGGACTTCCTCAAGACCCTGGAGCATGCTGGGCCTCAGCTCACCTGCGTGCTGAAGGGGGACTGGGTGGGCCTGTACAG gcGCTTCTTCCGATCCCCGAACTTTGATGGCTGGTACCGCCAGAGGCACCGGGAGATGATGCACAAGCTGGAGGCCCTGCACTTGGAAGCCATCTCAGAGGCG AACATCCGGTCCTGGGTGAAGGACAAGTCTGAGGTTGAGGTGGTCGACCTGGTCCTGAAGCTCCAGGAGAAGCTG GTGCGCGCTAGGTGCCACCGCCTCCCCGTGAAGGAGGAGATTCTGCACCGGGTGGGCCTCTACATCGCCACCACCGTCGGGTCGCTGCCGGAGGACCTCCAGGCCGTCCTGGGCCCCCAGTAA
- the DENND6B gene encoding protein DENND6B isoform X2 translates to MEAPGGLEAMRGRRRLSSPGPGSPSAGGGSALPWGRLSAWLECVCAVTFDLELGQAVEVGEAQRRPGGVPQLVYPPDYTLTEKEKTTICYLSFPDSYSGSLGDTQFSFRFRQSGGQRNALFGDDFEYNREAAVSLQRDPAHYFGYVFFRQVKDSSVKRGYFQKSLVLVSRLPYVNLFQALLQLIAPEYFDKLDPCLEAVCSEIDQWPPPVPGQILNLPVMGVVIQVRIPSRLDKPGSSPAKPQNQENLLPAPLVLPSIHELDLFRCFQPVLIHLQALWELLLLGEPLVVMAPSPAASSEMVLALTSCLAPLKFCCDFRPYFTIHDSEFKEYTTRTQAPPSVVLGVTNPFFIKTLQHWPHILRLGDLKMAGDLPKQVKVKKLAKLKSLDAKPGLYTSYKTFLHKDKNLIKQLLKGIHKKQPSDAQSALLRRHLLELTQSFIIPLEHYMASLMPLQRAITPWKNPPQIRPFQQEDFLKTLEHAGPQLTCVLKGDWVGLYRRFFRSPNFDGWYRQRHREMMHKLEALHLEAISEANIRSWVKDKSEVEVVDLVLKLQEKLVRARCHRLPVKEEILHRVGLYIATTVGSLPEDLQAVLGPQ, encoded by the exons atGGAGGCTCCGGGCGGGCTGGAGGCGATGCGCGGCCGCCGGCGCCTCTCCTCTCCGGGCCCCGGGAGTCCCTCGGCCGGCGGCGGCTCGGCTCTGCCCTGGGGGCGCCTGTCGGCGTGGCTGGAGTGTGTGTGCGCTGTCACCTTCGACCTGGAGCTGGGCCAGGCGGTGGAGGTGGGTGAGGCCCAGAGGCGCCCGGGGGGAGTTCCGCAG CTGGTGTATCCCCCTGACTACACCTTGACGGAAAAAGAG AAAACAACCATCTGCTACCTGTCCTTCCCCGACTCTTACTCAG GCAGCCTTGGAGACACCCAGTTCAGCTTTCGCTTCCGACAGTCTGGGGGGCAGCGAAATGCGTTGTTTGGGGATGACTTTGAATATAACAGGGAAGCTGCGGTATCATTACAG AGAGACCCTGCacactactttggctatgtgttctTCCGGCAAGTCAAGGACAGCTCTGTGAAGAGAGGCTACTTCCAGAAG tCTCTTGTCCTGGTGTCTCGCCTCCCCTACGTGAACCTCTTCCAGGCCTTGCTGCAGCTCATAGCCCCAGAATACTTTGACAAGCTGGATCCGTGCCTGGAGGCAG TGTGCAGCGAGATTGACCAGTGGCCGCCTCCTGTGCCCGGCCAGATCCTCAATCTCCCAGTGATGGGTGTCGTCATTCAG GTGAGGATTCCCTCCCGCTTGGACAAGCCTGGCTCCAGCCCCGCCAAGCCCCAGAATCAGGAG aaCCTCTTGCCAGCCCCCCTAGTCCTTCCCAGCATCCACGAACTGGACCTCTTCAG GTGCTTCCAGCCGGTCCTGATCCACCTGCAGGCGCTGTGGGAGCTGCTGCTTCTGGGAGAGCCCCTTGTGGTCATGGCACCTTCGCCTGCCGCCTCCTCCGAGATGGTCCTTGCCCTgaccag ctgcctggcccccCTGAAGTTCTGCTGCGACTTCCGCCCCTACTTCACCATCCACGACAGCGAGTTCAAGGAGTACACAACACGGACACAGGCCCC gccaAGCGTTGTCCTGGGCGTCACCAATCCCTTCTTCATCAAGACTCTGCAGCACTGGCCTCACATCCTGCGCCTGGGGGACCTCAAGATGGCCG GGGATTTGCCCAAGCAGGTCAAGGTGAAGAAGCTGGCCAAGCTGAAGTCCTTGGACGCCAAGCCGG GACTTTACACCTCCTACAAGACCTTCTTGCACAAGGACAAGAACCTGATCAAGCAGCTCTTGAAG GGCATCCACAAGAAGCAGCCCTCCGACGCCCAGAGCGCCCTGCTGCGGCGCCACCTCCTGGAGCTCACGCAGAGTTTCATTATTCCCCTG GAGCACTACATGGCGAGCCTCATGCCACTACAGAGGGCCATCACCCCCTGGAAG AACCCCCCTCAGATCCGCCCTTTCCAGCAGGAGGACTTCCTCAAGACCCTGGAGCATGCTGGGCCTCAGCTCACCTGCGTGCTGAAGGGGGACTGGGTGGGCCTGTACAG gcGCTTCTTCCGATCCCCGAACTTTGATGGCTGGTACCGCCAGAGGCACCGGGAGATGATGCACAAGCTGGAGGCCCTGCACTTGGAAGCCATCTCAGAGGCG AACATCCGGTCCTGGGTGAAGGACAAGTCTGAGGTTGAGGTGGTCGACCTGGTCCTGAAGCTCCAGGAGAAGCTG GTGCGCGCTAGGTGCCACCGCCTCCCCGTGAAGGAGGAGATTCTGCACCGGGTGGGCCTCTACATCGCCACCACCGTCGGGTCGCTGCCGGAGGACCTCCAGGCCGTCCTGGGCCCCCAGTAA